The following proteins are encoded in a genomic region of Terriglobia bacterium:
- a CDS encoding alpha-ketoacid dehydrogenase subunit beta, with translation MPEDAVRELTFAQAIKEALAEEMRRDPKVCILGEDVAEAGTPFKVLSGLVEEFGTGRVIDTPISEAGFTGLAVGAAMTGVRPVVDIMFGDFITLTMDQMVNQAAKVHYMSGGTWKVPMVMRTTMGAARRSAAQHSQSLHAWFSHVPGLKVVLPSTPYDAKGLLKTAIRDENPVVFFEDKMMYKLKGPVPAEEYTIPLGVADVKRVGRDITIVATSSMVQVALDAAKLLDEAGISAEVVDPRTTWPLDEKTIVDSVKKTSRAIVMDEGYGRYGVAAEIAAVIAEGAFYQLDGPVKRIGAMHVPIPFSPPLEDATLPTDRTVFDAARALCSRS, from the coding sequence ATGCCTGAAGATGCCGTGCGTGAATTGACGTTCGCCCAAGCGATCAAAGAAGCGCTGGCGGAAGAGATGCGCCGCGATCCCAAGGTGTGCATTCTCGGCGAGGATGTGGCCGAAGCCGGCACGCCGTTCAAGGTGCTGTCGGGCCTGGTGGAAGAATTCGGCACCGGGCGTGTGATTGACACGCCGATTTCGGAAGCCGGGTTTACGGGCCTCGCCGTGGGCGCGGCCATGACGGGCGTGCGTCCCGTCGTGGACATCATGTTCGGAGATTTCATCACCCTGACGATGGATCAGATGGTGAATCAGGCGGCCAAGGTGCATTACATGTCGGGTGGCACGTGGAAAGTCCCGATGGTGATGCGCACGACGATGGGAGCCGCGCGGCGGTCGGCGGCGCAGCATTCGCAGTCGCTGCATGCGTGGTTCAGCCACGTTCCGGGGCTCAAGGTGGTGCTGCCATCCACGCCGTACGATGCCAAAGGACTGCTGAAGACGGCGATCCGCGACGAGAATCCGGTCGTCTTTTTCGAAGACAAGATGATGTACAAGTTGAAGGGGCCGGTACCCGCCGAGGAGTACACGATTCCGCTGGGCGTGGCCGATGTGAAGCGCGTGGGCCGCGACATCACCATCGTGGCCACCAGCAGCATGGTGCAAGTGGCCCTGGACGCCGCGAAGCTGCTGGACGAGGCGGGGATCAGCGCCGAAGTGGTCGATCCGCGCACGACCTGGCCGCTCGACGAGAAAACCATCGTCGACTCGGTCAAGAAGACCTCCCGGGCCATCGTCATGGACGAAGGCTACGGGCGGTACGGCGTGGCGGCGGAGATCGCCGCGGTGATCGCCGAAGGCGCATTTTATCAACTGGACGGACCGGTGAAGCGCATCGGAGCCATGCACGTTCCGATTCCGTTCTCGCCGCCCCTCGAAGATGCAACTTTGCCCACCGACCGCACGGTCTTCGATGCGGCCCGTGCGCTCTGTAGCCGTTCCTGA
- a CDS encoding thiamine pyrophosphate-dependent dehydrogenase E1 component subunit alpha has translation MTIATGSSETQTALGVQQWMRMYRQMLRIRLFEEQVNELYKRALMPGLAHLYSGEEAVAVGICEALRADDYITSTHRGHGHCLAKGAAPDRMFAELLGKEGGYCRGKGGSMHIADPKTGNLGANAIVGGSAGIATGAAFSAKQLKTGQVAVCFFGEGALGQGVLYEVMNLAQLWKLPVIYVCENNLYNEYTHYTETTAGDILARGTAFGLHAESVDGQDVRVVNATATRLIERARRGEGPALLMCKTYRYTGHHVGDISREYYRSKQEEQLWIGERDPIKLFSSWLLEQKHAEKAQLDGIYAEIEAEMKKAVEFALAAPYPGVDQVEQDIYA, from the coding sequence ATGACCATAGCCACCGGTAGTTCCGAGACGCAGACCGCGCTCGGCGTCCAGCAGTGGATGAGGATGTACAGGCAGATGCTGCGCATCCGCCTGTTTGAAGAGCAGGTCAACGAGCTGTACAAGCGCGCGCTGATGCCGGGGCTCGCGCACCTATACTCGGGCGAAGAGGCCGTGGCTGTGGGGATCTGCGAGGCGCTGCGGGCCGATGACTACATCACCAGCACGCATCGCGGGCACGGGCATTGCCTGGCCAAGGGCGCGGCGCCGGATCGCATGTTCGCGGAACTGCTGGGCAAAGAAGGGGGCTATTGCCGCGGCAAGGGTGGCTCGATGCACATTGCCGACCCCAAGACGGGAAACTTGGGCGCGAACGCTATTGTTGGCGGGAGCGCAGGGATTGCCACGGGAGCGGCGTTTTCCGCCAAGCAGCTGAAGACTGGACAAGTGGCGGTGTGCTTCTTCGGCGAGGGAGCGCTGGGACAAGGCGTACTCTACGAGGTCATGAACCTGGCGCAGCTCTGGAAGCTGCCGGTGATCTACGTCTGCGAAAACAATCTGTATAACGAGTACACGCACTACACGGAGACGACGGCCGGGGACATCCTGGCACGGGGCACGGCGTTCGGGCTGCACGCGGAGAGCGTGGACGGTCAGGACGTGCGCGTGGTGAATGCGACAGCGACGCGGCTCATCGAGCGGGCGCGGCGCGGCGAGGGACCGGCGCTGCTGATGTGCAAGACCTACCGATACACCGGCCACCATGTCGGCGACATCAGCCGCGAATACTACCGCTCGAAGCAGGAAGAGCAACTCTGGATAGGAGAGCGCGATCCCATCAAGCTTTTCTCCAGTTGGCTCCTCGAGCAGAAGCATGCGGAGAAAGCCCAGCTCGATGGAATTTACGCGGAGATCGAAGCGGAAATGAAGAAAGCCGTCGAGTTCGCTTTGGCGGCACCCTATCCCGGTGTGGACCAAGTGGAGCAGGACATTTATGCCTGA
- a CDS encoding NAD(P)-dependent oxidoreductase, producing the protein MANLGFVGLGVMGSQMVSRLLDKGHTVTGYNRTRGKADWLMKKGMKWADSPRAVAVAADVTFSMVTNTKALMSIMEGPDGILAGVGKGKTLVDMSTISPEASRSLAAKVREKGADLVDAPVSGSVITLQEGKLSVMVGGRKETFEKVKPLLLDIGPKVTHVGDNGLALAMKIAVNLSLAVQMLAFSEGVLLAEKSGVAREVAVDVLTHSVVASPMVQYRGPFILKMPGEAWFNVNMMQKDMLLALELGRQLDVPLPTTAVTNEFLTAARGMGMVEQDFAVLFDVLARMSGVAK; encoded by the coding sequence ATGGCAAATCTTGGGTTTGTAGGCCTCGGAGTAATGGGCAGTCAGATGGTGAGCCGCCTGCTGGACAAGGGCCACACGGTGACGGGGTACAACCGCACGCGTGGGAAGGCCGACTGGCTGATGAAGAAGGGCATGAAGTGGGCCGATTCGCCGCGGGCGGTGGCTGTGGCTGCCGACGTGACCTTTTCCATGGTCACCAACACCAAGGCGCTGATGTCCATCATGGAGGGGCCGGACGGGATATTGGCCGGGGTCGGTAAGGGCAAGACGCTGGTGGACATGAGCACGATCAGCCCGGAAGCCAGCCGCAGCCTGGCCGCCAAGGTGCGGGAAAAGGGCGCGGACCTGGTGGATGCGCCGGTCTCCGGAAGCGTGATTACGCTGCAGGAAGGGAAGCTGTCGGTGATGGTCGGGGGGCGCAAGGAAACGTTTGAGAAGGTGAAGCCGCTGCTGTTGGATATCGGCCCCAAAGTCACTCATGTGGGGGATAACGGGCTGGCGCTGGCGATGAAAATCGCCGTAAATCTGAGTCTGGCTGTGCAAATGCTGGCGTTTTCCGAAGGCGTGCTGCTGGCGGAGAAGAGCGGAGTGGCGCGCGAGGTCGCGGTGGACGTGCTCACGCACAGCGTGGTGGCGTCGCCGATGGTGCAATACCGCGGACCGTTCATTCTGAAGATGCCCGGCGAGGCGTGGTTCAACGTAAACATGATGCAGAAGGATATGCTGCTGGCCCTGGAATTGGGGCGGCAGCTCGATGTGCCACTGCCGACGACCGCGGTGACCAACGAGTTCCTGACCGCCGCGCGGGGTATGGGCATGGTGGAACAGGATTTCGCCGTGCTGTTTGACGTGCTGGCGCGCATGTCCGGAGTTGCGAAATGA
- a CDS encoding FadR family transcriptional regulator: MYKAVQSLRLYEQIVQQIEESIQKGALKAGDQLPAERDLAQRFGVSRTAVREAVKALHEKGLVEAYSGRGTFITNGTSQAIKQSFDLMIKFGQSDGSAHLAEMRAILEPEIAALAASRAEEAHLSAMREAVAVMDRSMQDPNAFIEADLDFHLSLAEAAANPLILSVTDSIVGLLREQRMRIFLTAGGPERGQFHHKRILDAVEHRDADRAREAMRAHLQQIREDSQDASGGRIPDVKKKV, from the coding sequence GTGTACAAAGCTGTTCAATCTTTACGTTTGTACGAGCAGATCGTTCAACAGATCGAGGAATCAATCCAGAAGGGCGCGCTCAAGGCGGGCGACCAGTTGCCCGCAGAACGTGACCTTGCTCAACGGTTTGGCGTCAGTCGCACCGCCGTCCGGGAAGCGGTCAAGGCGCTGCACGAAAAAGGTTTAGTGGAAGCGTACTCGGGCCGTGGCACCTTCATCACTAACGGCACCTCGCAAGCCATCAAGCAGTCCTTCGATCTGATGATTAAATTTGGGCAGTCGGACGGGTCCGCGCATCTAGCGGAAATGCGCGCCATTCTCGAGCCGGAAATCGCCGCTTTGGCGGCGAGCCGCGCTGAAGAGGCGCATCTCTCCGCTATGCGCGAGGCAGTCGCCGTCATGGACCGTTCCATGCAGGATCCCAACGCCTTTATCGAGGCGGACCTCGATTTTCATCTTTCCCTGGCCGAAGCGGCGGCCAATCCCCTCATTTTGTCGGTGACCGACTCCATCGTCGGGTTGCTACGTGAGCAGCGCATGCGCATCTTTCTGACCGCGGGCGGTCCAGAACGCGGGCAGTTTCACCACAAACGTATTCTCGATGCCGTGGAACATCGTGATGCGGACCGAGCGCGGGAAGCGATGCGTGCGCACCTGCAGCAGATCCGGGAGGATTCGCAAGACGCGTCCGGGGGGCGGATACCGGACGTTAAGAAGAAAGTTTAA
- a CDS encoding NAD-dependent succinate-semialdehyde dehydrogenase, which translates to MAIATINPATGETLKIFEPLTDAQIEEKLQRATSAFARHRKMPFAERTRLMLKVAEILEKDKEVFGRLMTTEMGKTYRSAVDEVLKCASGCRYYAENAERFLADEIIETSASRSFVRYLPIGPVLAVMPWNYPFWQVLRFAAPALMAGNVGLLKHASNVPQSALAVEDLFRRAGFAEGVFQTLLIGSAKVDGVLNDPRVVAATLTGSEGAGIEVGIGAAKRIKKVVLELGGSDPFIVMPSANLDAAVESGVKARCVNNGQSCIAAKRFIVAESIADAFERKFVARMEALKVGDPFDESVDVGPLATPDGVTDLDRDVQKSVQAGARILTGGKKLPRPGNFYAPTVLTNIPKDCPAYKEELFGPVACVFRAKDVDDAIRIANDTRFGLGASAWTNDKAERERFINDLDAGMVFINKMVASDPRVPFGGVKQSGHGRELSIHGIREFTNAKTVWIQES; encoded by the coding sequence ATGGCTATAGCCACGATTAATCCCGCAACAGGCGAGACCCTGAAGATATTCGAGCCACTGACCGACGCGCAGATCGAAGAGAAGTTGCAGCGCGCAACGAGCGCGTTTGCCAGGCACCGCAAGATGCCTTTTGCGGAACGCACCCGGTTGATGCTCAAGGTGGCGGAGATACTGGAAAAGGACAAGGAAGTTTTTGGCCGGCTGATGACCACGGAGATGGGGAAAACTTATCGCTCCGCGGTGGACGAAGTCCTGAAATGCGCTTCGGGATGCCGCTATTATGCGGAGAACGCCGAGCGTTTTCTAGCGGATGAAATCATCGAGACCAGCGCCAGCCGCAGCTTCGTGCGTTACCTTCCGATCGGCCCGGTCCTGGCGGTGATGCCGTGGAATTATCCCTTCTGGCAGGTGCTGCGCTTCGCCGCGCCGGCTTTGATGGCGGGCAATGTGGGGCTGCTGAAGCACGCGTCGAACGTGCCGCAATCAGCGCTGGCTGTCGAGGATCTTTTTCGCAGGGCTGGTTTTGCCGAAGGCGTTTTTCAGACGCTGCTGATCGGCTCGGCCAAAGTCGACGGTGTTCTCAATGACCCGCGGGTAGTAGCCGCCACACTCACGGGCAGCGAAGGCGCAGGGATTGAAGTGGGAATCGGCGCGGCCAAACGCATCAAGAAGGTTGTGCTGGAGCTGGGCGGGAGCGATCCCTTCATCGTCATGCCCAGTGCGAATCTGGACGCTGCGGTGGAGTCCGGCGTGAAAGCGAGATGTGTGAACAACGGGCAGTCGTGCATCGCCGCCAAGCGCTTTATCGTGGCCGAATCGATTGCCGATGCATTTGAACGGAAATTCGTCGCGCGGATGGAGGCGCTGAAAGTGGGCGATCCGTTCGATGAGAGTGTCGACGTCGGGCCGCTGGCTACTCCGGACGGTGTAACCGATCTTGACCGGGACGTGCAGAAGTCGGTGCAGGCCGGTGCGCGGATTCTGACCGGTGGCAAGAAGTTGCCGCGCCCGGGCAATTTTTATGCGCCGACGGTCCTGACGAACATTCCCAAGGATTGCCCAGCCTACAAGGAAGAGCTGTTCGGGCCGGTGGCGTGTGTCTTCCGCGCAAAAGACGTGGACGACGCCATCCGCATCGCCAACGACACGCGCTTCGGGCTGGGCGCCAGCGCCTGGACCAATGACAAAGCCGAACGCGAGCGCTTCATCAATGATCTGGATGCAGGAATGGTGTTTATCAACAAGATGGTAGCCTCCGATCCGAGAGTCCCGTTTGGGGGCGTGAAGCAGTCCGGGCACGGACGCGAGCTGAGCATCCACGGGATTCGAGAGTTTACGAATGCCAAGACGGTGTGGATTCAGGAATCATAA
- a CDS encoding fumarylacetoacetate hydrolase family protein encodes MKYCRFQFEGQAQYGLVETLAGKDVITRLLLAAPEENGGVENVPSRHMAHLPLSEAKLLAPVRPSKIVCVGRNYRGHAVEMGHQVPKQPLIFFKPPSSLLATGETILRPKSSRRTHYEGELGVVIGKRCRKLAGDENVRPYILGYTALNDFSARDLQDVDGQWARAKGFDTFCPVGPLVTEHLDPWAGVGVETRVNGEVRQQGNTRDLIFPLDAIIRFIAEVMTLLPGDLIATGTPQGVGAVVSGDVVEVSVEGVGTLRNPICDE; translated from the coding sequence ATGAAATATTGCCGGTTCCAATTCGAAGGCCAGGCTCAGTACGGACTCGTCGAAACCCTCGCAGGCAAAGACGTCATTACCCGTTTGCTGCTGGCTGCTCCCGAAGAGAATGGAGGGGTGGAAAATGTTCCCTCCAGGCATATGGCCCATCTGCCTCTAAGCGAAGCGAAACTCCTCGCCCCGGTGCGCCCTTCGAAGATCGTCTGCGTGGGCCGGAACTATCGCGGGCATGCCGTAGAAATGGGCCATCAAGTTCCCAAACAGCCGCTGATTTTTTTCAAACCGCCCTCTTCGCTGCTGGCCACGGGAGAAACCATTCTTCGCCCGAAAAGCTCCCGGCGCACGCATTACGAAGGAGAACTGGGCGTGGTGATCGGGAAGCGCTGCCGCAAACTGGCCGGAGACGAGAACGTGCGTCCCTATATCCTGGGCTACACGGCATTGAACGATTTCAGCGCGCGGGACCTGCAAGACGTTGACGGGCAATGGGCGCGCGCCAAGGGCTTCGACACGTTCTGTCCAGTGGGGCCGCTGGTGACGGAACATCTGGATCCCTGGGCCGGCGTGGGCGTGGAAACGCGCGTGAATGGGGAAGTGCGCCAGCAGGGCAATACCCGGGATTTAATCTTTCCGCTCGATGCCATCATCCGCTTTATTGCCGAGGTCATGACGCTTCTTCCCGGCGACTTGATCGCCACCGGCACACCCCAGGGAGTCGGGGCGGTCGTCTCCGGCGATGTGGTGGAGGTCAGCGTGGAAGGTGTGGGCACGCTGCGAAATCCGATTTGCGATGAATAG
- a CDS encoding UxaA family hydrolase, which produces MVMMGRYQFFGYRRENGRVGIRNHVVILPLDDLSNAAAEAVANNIKGALALPHAYGRLQFGEDLELFFRTLIGMGSNPNVAACVVIGIEPSWTGRIIDGIAKTGKPVAGFAIECNGDISTIASASRKAKEFVQWASEKQREVCSIEELFISVKCGESDTTSGLASCPTVGNLIDKLDPLGATTCFGETSELTGAEKVCASRASTPEVGKRFMQVFDAYQEVINRYKTSDLSDSQPTRGNIAGGLTTIEEKAFGNLAKIGRKTKYIDVLNPAEAPAKGAGLYYMDTSSAAAECITLQSAAGFVVHLFPTGQGNVIGNPIEPVIKLTANPRTARTMGEHIDLDVSGILRREMTLDEAGDRLIEIMIRTCNGRLTCAEALGHREFVLTKLYQSA; this is translated from the coding sequence GTGGTAATGATGGGTCGCTATCAGTTTTTTGGCTATCGCCGCGAAAACGGCCGGGTTGGAATCCGCAATCATGTTGTCATTCTGCCACTCGATGATCTTTCGAATGCGGCCGCGGAAGCGGTTGCAAACAATATCAAGGGCGCCTTGGCGCTTCCGCACGCCTACGGCCGCCTGCAGTTCGGGGAGGACCTCGAGCTGTTCTTTCGCACGCTGATCGGGATGGGTTCCAATCCGAACGTCGCAGCTTGCGTGGTCATCGGCATCGAGCCCAGCTGGACAGGCCGCATCATCGACGGCATCGCCAAGACCGGCAAGCCGGTGGCGGGTTTTGCGATCGAGTGCAACGGAGACATCAGCACTATCGCTTCGGCTTCGCGCAAGGCGAAGGAGTTCGTGCAGTGGGCTTCGGAGAAGCAGCGCGAAGTCTGTTCGATCGAGGAACTCTTCATTTCGGTGAAATGCGGGGAGAGCGACACCACTTCGGGCCTAGCTTCCTGTCCGACCGTGGGAAATTTGATCGACAAGCTGGATCCGCTGGGCGCCACCACCTGCTTCGGGGAAACTTCCGAACTCACCGGAGCCGAGAAGGTCTGCGCCAGCCGTGCCTCTACCCCGGAGGTAGGCAAGCGCTTCATGCAGGTTTTCGATGCCTACCAGGAAGTCATCAACCGGTATAAGACCAGCGACCTTTCGGACTCGCAGCCGACGAGAGGGAATATCGCGGGCGGCCTGACGACCATCGAGGAGAAAGCCTTCGGCAATCTGGCGAAAATCGGCAGAAAGACGAAGTATATCGACGTGCTGAATCCAGCCGAGGCGCCGGCCAAGGGCGCTGGGCTGTATTACATGGACACCTCTTCGGCGGCGGCGGAGTGCATAACCCTGCAGTCGGCCGCCGGGTTCGTGGTGCATCTCTTTCCCACCGGGCAGGGCAACGTCATCGGTAATCCCATCGAGCCGGTCATCAAGCTGACCGCCAATCCCAGGACCGCGCGTACCATGGGCGAGCATATCGACCTGGACGTCTCCGGGATTCTGCGGCGGGAGATGACGCTCGACGAGGCCGGTGACCGGCTGATCGAAATCATGATCCGCACCTGCAACGGCCGGCTCACCTGCGCCGAAGCCCTGGGGCACCGCGAGTTCGTGCTCACCAAGCTCTACCAGAGCGCCTGA
- a CDS encoding flagellar biosynthesis protein FlgA produces the protein MATHFIVHDKADTVGVVVVEDVQPGKDVTGWIMETNETITLQALDAVPLGHKIALRDLKTGDTVLKYGHDVGRIVAEVGKGRHVHVHNLKTKRW, from the coding sequence ATGGCCACTCACTTTATCGTTCACGACAAGGCCGATACGGTCGGCGTCGTGGTTGTGGAAGATGTGCAGCCGGGCAAGGATGTAACCGGCTGGATCATGGAGACCAACGAGACGATTACGCTCCAGGCTCTGGATGCGGTGCCTCTGGGCCACAAGATCGCGCTCCGGGATCTCAAAACGGGGGACACCGTCCTGAAATACGGCCATGACGTCGGCCGGATTGTGGCGGAGGTCGGCAAGGGACGGCACGTGCACGTTCATAATCTCAAGACGAAAAGGTGGTAA
- a CDS encoding GntR family transcriptional regulator, with protein sequence MMRQSSIIAATGAVLPVIRKLAAPLRRQVLDELRQSIISGRLAPGSRLVERELISMMGVSRTVIREALRQLETEGLIAIIPNKGPVVRELTLAEAKDLYAIRAVLEGLAARLFVQNADAAQVEKLEQELNATEKAYKSGDPAQILASKNIFYDVLFEGAGSETLSSMIGTLHVRIWRWRALGLGHPKRTAERWKESIGGLRSMLEAIKKRQAELAEKLMRDEATKAATEIMRLLASTEGR encoded by the coding sequence ATGATGCGACAGTCAAGCATTATAGCCGCTACCGGGGCGGTTCTTCCGGTGATTCGCAAGCTTGCCGCGCCCTTGCGCCGGCAAGTTCTGGATGAACTGCGCCAGTCTATCATCTCCGGGCGCCTGGCGCCTGGCTCGCGCCTTGTCGAGCGTGAACTCATCAGCATGATGGGGGTCTCCCGCACGGTCATCCGCGAAGCACTGCGCCAATTGGAAACCGAAGGGCTGATCGCCATCATTCCCAACAAGGGACCGGTGGTGCGCGAACTCACGTTAGCGGAAGCCAAAGATCTCTATGCCATCCGCGCCGTGCTCGAGGGATTGGCGGCCCGCTTGTTCGTCCAGAATGCGGACGCAGCGCAGGTGGAAAAGTTGGAGCAGGAGCTCAACGCCACGGAGAAGGCCTACAAGAGCGGCGATCCCGCGCAGATCCTGGCAAGCAAGAACATTTTTTACGACGTCCTGTTTGAAGGGGCGGGGAGCGAGACGCTTTCCTCCATGATCGGCACGCTGCACGTGCGCATCTGGCGCTGGCGCGCCCTGGGCCTGGGGCATCCCAAGCGCACCGCGGAGCGCTGGAAAGAGAGCATCGGAGGGTTGCGCAGCATGCTGGAGGCCATCAAGAAGCGCCAAGCGGAGCTTGCCGAGAAACTCATGCGGGATGAGGCGACCAAAGCCGCCACCGAAATCATGCGCCTGCTGGCCAGCACCGAAGGCCGCTGA
- a CDS encoding Gfo/Idh/MocA family oxidoreductase produces MSSTPVKVGIVGLGRWAKVLTRAASTSQQLKIVAGFSRSEEKRLAFQQEMGVPAAPDMNSLLSNPEIKGVILTVPNEQHLPVATEVAKAGKHVYTEKPIASTLEDGLEIAALQQKYGITVTVGHSARLMAGMRKIREAIDSGELGRLAFLEANFSNERALELTPKTWRWYKAKAPGGPLSQLAIHMFDVLHYLGGEITEASSMASKLSPVGAEVDDQSMTLLKFSDGKVGYVGSCWTSPGVFAVRVFGSKGLMHYEIDFGTWDTPDKLHETSTLYIQRGKDGYAKRQELKVPQSDMFRTELEMFAESCRSGKPGELTAENGNIAVAVVNAALRSLEKNGQYVRVADILAEARKSR; encoded by the coding sequence ATGAGCTCTACTCCAGTCAAAGTCGGCATCGTCGGGCTCGGTCGCTGGGCCAAAGTACTTACCCGCGCTGCCAGCACATCCCAGCAACTAAAAATCGTTGCCGGTTTCAGCCGCTCCGAAGAAAAGCGTCTGGCCTTCCAGCAGGAAATGGGCGTTCCCGCGGCCCCGGACATGAATTCCCTGCTCTCGAACCCCGAGATCAAAGGTGTCATTCTCACCGTCCCCAACGAACAGCACCTGCCCGTTGCGACCGAGGTAGCCAAGGCCGGCAAGCACGTGTACACCGAGAAACCCATCGCCAGCACCCTCGAAGACGGTCTGGAGATCGCCGCCCTGCAGCAGAAATACGGTATCACCGTTACCGTGGGTCATAGCGCACGGCTGATGGCCGGCATGCGCAAGATCCGCGAAGCCATCGACAGCGGCGAGCTGGGCCGCCTGGCCTTTCTCGAAGCCAATTTTTCCAACGAGCGCGCCCTGGAGCTGACGCCGAAAACCTGGCGCTGGTACAAGGCCAAGGCGCCCGGCGGACCCTTGTCCCAGTTGGCGATCCACATGTTCGACGTGCTGCACTATCTCGGCGGTGAAATCACCGAGGCCAGCTCCATGGCCTCCAAGCTTTCGCCGGTCGGCGCGGAAGTGGACGATCAGTCCATGACGCTGCTCAAGTTCAGCGATGGCAAGGTCGGCTATGTGGGTTCCTGCTGGACCTCCCCCGGCGTCTTCGCCGTGCGCGTCTTCGGTTCCAAGGGCCTGATGCATTATGAGATCGACTTCGGCACCTGGGATACCCCGGACAAACTGCACGAGACCTCGACCCTCTACATCCAGCGCGGCAAGGACGGCTACGCCAAGCGTCAGGAGCTGAAGGTCCCGCAGAGCGATATGTTTCGGACGGAGCTGGAAATGTTTGCGGAAAGCTGCCGCAGCGGAAAGCCGGGCGAACTTACCGCGGAGAACGGCAATATCGCCGTCGCTGTCGTCAATGCCGCCCTGCGCTCGCTTGAAAAGAACGGCCAGTACGTGCGCGTCGCCGACATCCTCGCAGAAGCGCGCAAGAGCCGCTGA
- a CDS encoding creatininase family protein: MPSRYFIDLTQPEIAAQFKRHPLVILPAGSVEQHGPHLPTGTDTYAAQVIGHAVAERMDGVVLPGTPLGVTPMHMPYEGTITLSPDTYMRVVTETCVSTARHGAKYLLILNWHEGNISSLGIAAEALHREHGMTVLTVQACYVAAEMFGPECNGLTHGGEIEALAVLAYRPDLVHLDRIDYSSDAQQASKMDKLRRTSSYQPVLTDIRSIAPTGWYGSPQHATAEKGVRMLHAIAGAIAREATEIFRQLDLVQGGVAEIKQLR; the protein is encoded by the coding sequence GTGCCGAGCCGCTACTTCATCGACCTGACGCAGCCGGAAATCGCCGCGCAGTTCAAGCGTCACCCGCTCGTGATTCTACCGGCCGGCAGCGTCGAACAGCACGGCCCGCATCTGCCAACCGGCACCGACACCTATGCCGCGCAGGTGATCGGCCATGCCGTGGCGGAACGCATGGACGGTGTGGTGTTGCCCGGCACTCCCCTGGGCGTCACCCCGATGCACATGCCGTACGAGGGCACGATCACGCTTTCGCCGGACACCTACATGCGCGTGGTCACCGAAACCTGTGTCTCCACGGCCAGGCACGGCGCGAAATATCTGCTGATTCTCAACTGGCACGAAGGCAACATCTCTTCTCTGGGCATCGCCGCCGAAGCCCTGCACCGCGAGCATGGCATGACCGTGCTTACCGTGCAGGCCTGCTACGTCGCGGCGGAGATGTTCGGTCCCGAATGCAATGGCCTGACCCATGGCGGCGAGATCGAAGCGCTTGCCGTCCTCGCTTACCGCCCGGATCTCGTGCATCTCGACCGCATTGATTATTCCTCCGACGCGCAGCAGGCCAGCAAGATGGACAAGCTGCGCCGCACGAGCAGCTATCAGCCGGTTTTGACCGATATCCGTTCCATCGCGCCGACCGGCTGGTACGGCAGCCCGCAGCACGCCACGGCGGAAAAGGGCGTGCGCATGCTCCATGCTATCGCCGGCGCCATCGCCAGGGAAGCCACCGAGATCTTCCGGCAACTGGACCTGGTCCAGGGCGGCGTCGCCGAAATCAAGCAGTTGCGGTAA
- a CDS encoding cupin domain-containing protein, translating into MARVFTQAEAKRLGLAGRKSLEIVSGAQGARGVTLRLVEIPVSGLEETARGPHQHSDFEECIFVLSGQGTTFAESGEFPLLPGDTILMPPGEKHVTRNTGTEPLRLLCFFPVADITGGTHERPVPPQAAKKP; encoded by the coding sequence ATGGCGCGCGTGTTCACGCAAGCGGAAGCAAAACGGCTCGGCCTCGCCGGGCGCAAGTCCCTGGAGATCGTCTCCGGCGCGCAAGGCGCGCGCGGCGTGACTCTCCGGCTCGTCGAGATTCCCGTATCCGGGCTGGAGGAGACGGCTCGCGGCCCGCATCAGCATAGCGATTTCGAGGAATGTATCTTCGTGCTTTCCGGCCAGGGCACGACCTTTGCGGAAAGCGGCGAGTTTCCGCTCCTGCCCGGGGACACCATTCTGATGCCTCCCGGGGAAAAGCACGTGACACGCAATACCGGCACGGAACCGCTTCGCCTCCTGTGTTTCTTTCCGGTTGCCGATATCACCGGCGGCACCCACGAACGCCCGGTCCCTCCCCAGGCGGCGAAAAAACCATGA